The stretch of DNA GCTAAATGACAACTTCTTTGCTCGGCCTTTTCCCTTTAGTTTAGGAACCCTAATTTAAAAGATGCTTTTTAAGACCTTGGCTTTCTTAAAGATTATAATAAATGATCTATCATAGATTGCCACCCACTTTCAGTCTTTCTCCCCTTGTCTATTAATTTCCAGTACTGCACCCTGACATTACCTAATTTCTCGGATAGATAGATGCATGTAACGAAAATAATAAAGTACATGAAGAAAAGGTTTGACGAAATATACGATGGTCTagactacgtacgtacgtacgatcATTGTAGGAAGTACTACtgaaatatctatatatacggAGCTGTCTGCTTTAGAAGAAACCCTAGTATAgtagatattttatatatatgtatatatagagtaatgttagagaaaAGTTATTGTAGTAATGtacattttatattcattatatgattgtttttaattctttatttttttattttaaacttgaaagatgtatataatatataatatatatatatatattatatatatatatatatatatacacacacacacaaacattgGGTGCATGTGAGTTGCGAGACAGATCTAGTTCTGTGCACATCATATGTATGCATAAAAGCATCGCAAAAAGCCATTGAATAGGCAACGAGAGGTACCGAATAATGAAGAAGTCATTGTCAGTACCGATGAATGAACCGTCTTTATTGCGAGCGGGACCGTTCATCCTCCAGTCTCTTCAATTCGCATTgccatacatattatatatatatatatatatgtatgtatgtatgtatgctcATCAGAAAACTCCAGATCCAGTGTTGGGATCTTGAAAAGTTAATATGGATACAGTGGTAAAACAAATGGCAAAGATACAAAGTCCTTTGTCAATCACGTGCCAATGATGCcatgcacagagagagagagagatatatgtggaaaattatttattataccgATGTATCGATCAAATACAGCACGCATGAAGAAAGGCCCCAAAGACCTTTGTATATCTGTTAGGCCAAACATAGGCCACTACAAGAGGGTTCACTTTCACCTCTATCtccccaaaaaaacaaaagaacaaattaaaaattaaaaaaaaaaagagagagtatACACACGTGTACCAAACACAGTACTGGTGAAcaccccaaaaagaaatttagGCAAGGTTAGGCCGAGCCCAATGCCGATTTTaagaacaaataaaagaaaaaaaataaaaagaaaaaggaaaaaaaaaaaggcagttGCCGCCAAAAAAGCACTAATACACACGTGTGTGTCACACAAATAAAGCGTGTGCACACAAGCCACTCCCATAAAAACcgaaaagaaatagaaacaaattaaaataaatgaaatggaGGCAATGATCTTATTCCCCTCCCCATCAAGAAAAGACGCTGCAGTTGAAGGAAGCAATGATGGTGGCTAGATGAGAAGCTTGACTAGTAAATCCCATTAAACTGCCCAACCCTTTCCGCCACCCTATAGAACATGGCCCCCTCCCCCCCCACCTTCCCTTCTTTCATTCAATAATCAACACCCCTTTGAATTCAACTCTCCACTTCTTTCACACTCCATCACTCCTCCATTAAACAActtcgatctctctctctctctctctctctctctctctcactctcttttggTCACTCTCGTACCAAAATACTTATGTAGCAAATCCCTCGGGAATGTGCAAAGCCATTATTAATGAATGGCGATGCCACCCgtttaaagaaataataattaatacatctCCACACCCACCAAACTCTCTcacatgcattatatatattatatatatataccactcTATATAATCTACACCACCACTCAAGTCAATTTGATATGAAAACCCTTCTAAAAACTATATGAGGGTTCTAGCCAACTTGgaccctcattttcttttcctttttttgcgTTTCACTTACCCTTCGGCCTCGGAGTTTGCTTTTTCATCATCTACCGGCCATAagcaattatttaattttctcctCTTATTAGATGATGATGTGCATGATGACGATGAGTCACTAGACCTCACTCTCCCGCTAATGGTAACCCGAAGCTGTGGCAAGATTTTTGGGGGCCTCCTCCGGCTATTGTCAACAACAAATTCTTGCATTAGCCGGTAGCATCCGATGATTTTCTCCtgcaaaaattgataaatattttgaattggTATACTGGCCAGTTTGTATTCAGACATGCCTAGCTATGATAACCACAATTACATGCATGCTCACTTTGTGTAGTCCATCACACCATGATTCAGCATGTTCAGGATTGACGAGAGACAAATTTGGAATTTCACCAGCTGCACAAAGTATGGCTGCGGCAGCAATGCAAGATGGCCAATATTCAAGAAAGCTAGCCTCTGTGGACATCGTGAAAAGACCAAAAACAAAAGCTACTCTTTTAATGGCAGTCATATATTCACAAACAAAAGAGTGCGCTTAAATGTATTGACATCACATGTGTGCATGCAAATGCTTAAATATCGGTCTTACCTTGtatattagataaaataatttcgGTCGCCCGTGAAACTAGAAACCCATAATGAGTTCCAGTTGAATCCAGCTTGCATGCAAAGTAGCCGATGAAGCTGAACGGCGTGATGGATCGTAGCCTCCAATCCAGAACACTAAGCACAAGGAGCTCCATCCTACTAATCGTGCTGGGTGCGAAAATATATTTTGCACCTTCCAcctatatatgatatattgcattatatatatgtgttacTAAATATTGAATAGGATTTGGATAAGAAATACTACTAGTTCAATCTGATCAATTAGATCGATCTCATTCATAGGCGCATACCTGAAGATCCAGTAGCGAGGGAACCAGAAGTTCCTCCATCTTAGCAGCTAACGATAAGCAAGCAACAGATAGTAGTTGTAATTGCCACCCGTTTGTATGCtgacaaaataattaaagaacAGACAAGTTTAATCAAACTAATAATAACAAAACAATCAATAACTGTTAAATAAGGACGTTGAAGATTCCATCTGCATAGCTTGTACGTGCCATATATGGTGGAGTGGCACAAATCACAAATGGGCGTGTTCCCACGTGCTGGGACAAAAA from Juglans microcarpa x Juglans regia isolate MS1-56 chromosome 3S, Jm3101_v1.0, whole genome shotgun sequence encodes:
- the LOC121258296 gene encoding cyclin-D1-1; its protein translation is MSLSCSDCFSDLLCGEESGFLSGDSPECSLDLLESRSCGEESIADFIEDERNFVPGFDYLARFRSQSLDASAREESVAWILKVQAYYNFQPLTTYLSVNYLDRFLYSRRLPHTNGWQLQLLSVACLSLAAKMEELLVPSLLDLQVEGAKYIFAPSTISRMELLVLSVLDWRLRSITPFSFIGYFACKLDSTGTHYGFLVSRATEIILSNIQEASFLEYWPSCIAAAAILCAAGEIPNLSLVNPEHAESWCDGLHKEKIIGCYRLMQEFVVDNSRRRPPKILPQLRVTISGRVRSSDSSSSCTSSSNKRRKLNNCLWPVDDEKANSEAEG